TCGCTTTTATGGTCACTTTTGTGTAAAGAAGTGTTTAGGTATGAAAATCATTGATGAAAGCGTTCTTGTATCTGAATTGTCTTAATTGTTAGATGTAAGATTAATCAATTCAATTGATTAAATAGGAATACCGCACGATATTATATCGATTTTGATGGTTAAATTAGCCCTGAAGGAGGCCTAAATCTCCTTACAGGGTTTTTTCATGGGCAATAGTTTCCCGAAAAAATAAAAGTTGGATATAATAATAGAGAATCGTTATCGTTTAACGCAAATGACTTGCCCCTTAGCGCTTTATCTAGGGTTGGAGTGGCAGGTTTAATTCAGATTGATATCGAATCATTGCAAATTTCATAGAGTAGGTTCAATAGAGGGCAGGTTAGGAGATTGAGATGAGTGATTTAAAAAACAAGTTAACGGCAATGCAATATCACGTCACACAAGAAAATGGCACTGAGCCACCGTTTCAAAATGAGTATCATGACCATTTTGAAGAGGGGCTTTATGTGGATATTGTCTCCGGTAAACCGCTCTTTCTCTCCCATGATAAATTTGACGCAGGCTGTGGTTGGCCCGCGTTTGCAAAGCCTGTGGAAGACTCGCAAATCACCGAGCATGATGATCTTTCCTATGGGTATCATCGTACCGAAGTGCGAAGTGATGATTCTGATTCGCATTTAGGTCACGTTTTTAATGATGGGCCGGAGGCGCTTGGCGGATTGCGTTACTGCATCAATTCCGCAGCGCTTCGCTTTATTGCCAAAGCCGATCTTGAGCGCGAAGGGTATGGCGAATATCTGGAGTATTTTAAATAAGTTAAACGATTGTGTAGTTGGCTATTGATTGATTTAATAAGTAATATAACGACATTTTATCACCCTATATTGTGACAATTGGTTAATCGATTGATACTATTGGCAAAGGGTAAAGTGTTTAGTTAAGGAGACAATATGGATATTGGTGAAATGCGCGTAGCAGCGTGTGATGCGTCACAATTTTTAAAAAGTATGAGCAATGAAGACCGTTTAATGCTTCTTTGCTATTTGAGCCAAGGGGAATACTCTGTCAGTGAGCTCGAAGAAAAAACTGGCATCATGCAACCGACGCTTTCCCAACAGCTTGGCGTTTTGCGCAATGAAGATTTAGTGGATACCCGTCGCGATGGAAAACGTATTTTCTACTCCATCAAAAGTCCGAAAGTACTGACGTTACTGCAATGTATGTATGAGCTTTTCTGCCAGCCCGAGTTGGGCGAAAAAGATGCGGACGATAACGCGACTCAAGAGAAATAATTGAGATTCAAACGATCAATTATCAAAGGTCAAATAGAGCGCCGACTCCCGTTGTTTATCTGTCATTTTGTGTGATTAAGAGAGTAAACCATGATTCGTGATAGTTATTTAAAGCTTAGACCGCTTGAGCGGGAAGATTTACGATTTGTTCATCAGCTCGATAATAATGCGATGATTATGCGTTATTGGTTTGAAGAGCCATATGAGTCGTTTTTAGAGCTATCCGATCTATATCATAAACACATTCACGACAAGAGTGAGCGCCGTTTTGTGCTTGAAAAAGTGCTGGGCGAGAGTAAGGTTGGACTCGTTGAATTGATGGAGATCGATTACGCGCACCGCCGGGCAGAATTTCAGATTATTATCGCGCCAAATCATCAGGGACATGGGTATGCTTCAATTGCCACGATGCTCGCGATGGATTATGCATTTTCAGCGCTCAATCTCTACAAGCTCTATCTTGTTGTCGATGAGGCGAATGAAAAAGCAAAACATATCTACTCAAAACTTGGATTTGAGGTGGAGGGCGTACTAAAACATGAATTCTTCAGCGATGGGGAATATCGTAACGCGATCCGCATGTGCATTTTTCAGCATCAATTTTTTGAACAATATAAGAAGATCCGCGAAGAAGCTCACCATGAGATTGAAGATGAAGATCTCATCTTAAATAACGAAATTGAGTATTAAGTTTAATGGCTGTTGTGACACAAATTGATGCAGTAAACATGATGTATTAAAAAAACCTCTTAGGCGTGAATAACACTTAAGAGGTTTTTCATTTCTATCACTTTTATTTAAACGGGAAACGTTTATTGGTTTTTCTCGTTAAAGAGTTTAAGTGAGTTCATAATTTCAGCTTCAGCCGCTGCTTTATCGCTAAAACCATCAAGTTTTACCCACTTGCCTTTTTCAAGTCCTTTGTAGTTTGCGAAATAGAATTCGATCTGATCTACAAGAAGTTTTGGCAGGTCATCAAACGATTGGATGTTGTTATACATAGGGCAAAGCTTGCTGATTGGCACTGCCACAAGTTTCGCATCGCCGCCTGATTCGTCAGTCATGTTTAAAACGCCAAGTGGGCGACAACGAACGACTGAACCGTGAATTAATGGGAATGGGGTGATCACTAATACATCAAGCGGGTCGCCATCATCACATAATGTTTGTGGAATGTAGCCGTAGTTGGCGGGATAACGCATGTTGGTGCCGACAAAACGGTCAACCCAGATTAGGTCTGTATCGTGATCGACTTCATATTTAACAGGATCAGACTCAGCAGGGATCTCAATGATGCAGTTGAAATCTTGGGTAATTTTATCTAAATCATTCGCTGCAGGAACGTTGTTAAAACTCATATCTTTATAAAACCTCATATGGTTGAATGAATTTGGTTGCTCAATTTGAGACTTTTAATTATACCTGCTAAAAATTAAAAACACATTTAATCTATAAAAACTGTACAATTGCTAGCATAAATCCCCAAGCGATCGCTCTTTAGTGGTATAAATAGGAGCTTGGCTCCGTAAATCGATTAAATGAATGTTATGACAGCTGAAATAAACCCAATTATCCCGCTCGAACGTCTTCAAAACGCCGATAAAATCCTCTTTATTGTGCATCTCGCCATCGGT
The window above is part of the Ignatzschineria sp. RMDPL8A genome. Proteins encoded here:
- the msrB gene encoding peptide-methionine (R)-S-oxide reductase MsrB, translating into MSDLKNKLTAMQYHVTQENGTEPPFQNEYHDHFEEGLYVDIVSGKPLFLSHDKFDAGCGWPAFAKPVEDSQITEHDDLSYGYHRTEVRSDDSDSHLGHVFNDGPEALGGLRYCINSAALRFIAKADLEREGYGEYLEYFK
- a CDS encoding metalloregulator ArsR/SmtB family transcription factor: MDIGEMRVAACDASQFLKSMSNEDRLMLLCYLSQGEYSVSELEEKTGIMQPTLSQQLGVLRNEDLVDTRRDGKRIFYSIKSPKVLTLLQCMYELFCQPELGEKDADDNATQEK
- the speG gene encoding spermidine N1-acetyltransferase; translated protein: MIRDSYLKLRPLEREDLRFVHQLDNNAMIMRYWFEEPYESFLELSDLYHKHIHDKSERRFVLEKVLGESKVGLVELMEIDYAHRRAEFQIIIAPNHQGHGYASIATMLAMDYAFSALNLYKLYLVVDEANEKAKHIYSKLGFEVEGVLKHEFFSDGEYRNAIRMCIFQHQFFEQYKKIREEAHHEIEDEDLILNNEIEY
- the ppa gene encoding inorganic diphosphatase; the protein is MSFNNVPAANDLDKITQDFNCIIEIPAESDPVKYEVDHDTDLIWVDRFVGTNMRYPANYGYIPQTLCDDGDPLDVLVITPFPLIHGSVVRCRPLGVLNMTDESGGDAKLVAVPISKLCPMYNNIQSFDDLPKLLVDQIEFYFANYKGLEKGKWVKLDGFSDKAAAEAEIMNSLKLFNEKNQ